A window of Streptomyces sp. SAI-127 contains these coding sequences:
- a CDS encoding SDR family oxidoreductase, with amino-acid sequence MGQAQLRPTEPEAHRMRVVIMGGTSGIGLATAERLTAGGAEVIVTGRDPEKLAAAKDRVAGAEQIDGASESDVTEFFERIGAIDHLVLAFSPGALGLGPLADVSLAGIRGAFDGKLFSYLYAIQQADVTGSVTMISAATARAALPGSVALAAVNGAIERIVSPLAAELAPVRINAVAPGAVDTPWWSFLSEEQRAAQFSAVAADLPAKRIGRPGDVANAIAYLIGADYVTGTVLPVDGGFTVA; translated from the coding sequence ATGGGGCAAGCACAACTCAGACCTACGGAACCGGAGGCGCACAGGATGCGCGTTGTGATCATGGGTGGGACGTCTGGGATCGGCCTCGCGACAGCCGAGAGACTGACGGCTGGCGGCGCCGAGGTGATCGTGACCGGACGGGACCCCGAGAAGCTGGCGGCAGCCAAGGACCGGGTGGCCGGTGCCGAACAGATCGACGGTGCCTCGGAATCGGACGTGACGGAGTTCTTCGAGCGGATCGGCGCCATCGACCATCTCGTGCTGGCATTCAGTCCGGGCGCGCTCGGGCTCGGGCCGCTCGCGGATGTGAGCCTGGCCGGCATCAGGGGTGCCTTCGACGGCAAGCTCTTTTCGTACCTGTATGCGATCCAGCAGGCCGACGTCACTGGCTCGGTCACGATGATCTCCGCAGCCACCGCGAGGGCCGCCCTGCCCGGCAGCGTGGCGCTCGCCGCGGTCAACGGGGCGATCGAGCGGATCGTGTCCCCGCTGGCCGCCGAACTGGCGCCGGTGCGGATCAACGCCGTGGCCCCCGGGGCCGTCGACACTCCCTGGTGGTCGTTCCTGTCGGAGGAACAGCGTGCGGCCCAGTTCAGCGCCGTGGCGGCGGATCTGCCCGCCAAGCGGATCGGACGGCCCGGCGATGTCGCGAACGCGATCGCTTACCTCATCGGCGCCGACTACGTGACGGGCACAGTCCTCCCGGTCGACGGCGGGTTCACGGTCGCCTGA